Genomic segment of Dermacentor silvarum isolate Dsil-2018 unplaced genomic scaffold, BIME_Dsil_1.4 Seq7607, whole genome shotgun sequence:
CTGCGGCGATACACACGCCTCTTGGCAGCCATTGTACATGGCGCCCATTAGCACAATGTGCGCTGCTCATCGCACCACAAATAACGGCGCAAAACGTCTACATGGCGGCCCAGTGccacgtcacgcaacgtcaaattgacgtttacgaaacgtcGCCCACCAGCGGCAACTGCCGCTCCGTCCTCCTCGCTTTCGCAGCACACTGGCCAACTGTTGCTGGATGACGTAAGAGGAACGTCGCCTCTAGGGGCGTGGCTTAGCGCTTGCTGCAGcttcccagtttcggtttcgcgcaCTGATTGACGAAATTCGTCGGGCCACAGCTCCGCGGGTAAgcgcattttaacgcgatagcgttatgggccccggacacggagtaagataaacggGAGCGCCGACTCAGCCGCCTCGCACCGCATTCGCTCCGGACAAACCGtgtaaaggccaacctccatgcagcgaaaagcgacgaactttcggcggcggccgctcggcgacggccgcccgccgccTGACGTCAAAagactgttcgccgccgatccactctccCCAGATATCCACTCtcccagcgaaccgccgccgccgatgtcgtcgcgcgcctcggagagcgtggaccaatcggaccacagcgcagaggttgacttccgtcgatcgcccgtcgacgggagtttttgttgttgacgcttggctacttttcggctatttcctaccttcgtttcaaaagcttgttttccagcgctgtttctcctccgtgttggttgttctgcctcaatgttctagtgaatccgccttttgcatgtcccgagtgcgcatgcgctgtaccctagcggcgagcgccgaaaacgttttgtacggtgTCGgcggttcgtgcagctgacgacgcacgcgtatgcagcataaCCGTCGAGaacgcgaactctttattgtcggcgctgtgccggtcgacgacgcggtatttgcactgtgtttcggtagaaacttcagctgttcacagcgatattcggttaacgtccggtacatcacaatatatgccgacacgacaccgatgtcggccagaagtcgacctcacgcccgcgccaacgctcggccggctgtagttgtgatactgtgccagtgggagacctatattgtcatacaagtatatgacgaagaagcgaccgacgacagcgagtgatcatagtgtgataagctttcgtgccgcCACCACCGACAAAACCAGTGTCCTGATCGCCGTGCAAgtggccgccgagtgagaacatcgcacgacaacgtgaatatcccgcaaatgcgctcgtgtatgtatgtattgacgctcaaattgagtcgaaacgtgcttccgacgcttatatgcacgatttccagccctttccaggcctccacatcaagtttaaggcggtgtcgatctcgttcaggcagctaaattaggcctaacacagcctacgagttcgtccgctaccggcggacctaaaatataggataagcaaatacaacgaaggaaactgcttatatagttccgTACTGACCTTatcgacttgaagtgaaccactcttagcatagtacgatgcacacacaagAGAGTGGGAAGGACaacacggcgcagtgctaataccgcggtacaggcaccgttcttgaacaaAGGCTGTCGGTCACAGTCGCCGGcacttccatgaacgaagtgcaactacggatagtgtatttttatgctgccagatttagtagttatgaaaacacagtttgcctcttatgctaaacaggcaacaagtcatggccctttcgatactgcatcgtaagcaacaacaccgctcgttgccacacgagtacggcgggcatcggcattttcgcgtgccagtgcgggtaggtggtcgttgtcgccgttttcgatgtgcccgggacgttcaagccttctcgtctcagtgtgatcgcttctgatatgtgcatgagaagtgttcatatatgctttgtaacatttcctcattatttcgtgtgagcggtggcCGTAGcggccgatgtaaacaaatgcgccgttcttgcgttgcataaatactctgggcgcagtttCACCCCTTcgaagagctatggccactgtagTGAAGATccagctataaaagcagttttatcatcctattagcgtacgttcactgcaggtctaacagtggcaaatgcatgaactcggctgctatatacgatacggctaacctccgctgagcggaatcaacCCAGCTTAAACTGTTGTGGGcaggctggcgagtgctcacgttcgtgcatttcagcttctaagcatgtttggactcatattcggtatgaataaatatgaataacagtaatacaagcgtaggcgctgtgtcaatcatgttacggtgcgatgtattcgttcagaggcacatcgcacggtgactggttttgtcggcgtagctgcacgaaatcccgtcgtCATTAGGATGGATagtgggcgtgttggttaagcatgatctgaagtgaaggcgcgaaaacgacgacggacggcgccctgtgtgtgtgtgtgctctctcttcgttcgttgtcgttttcgcgccttcacttcagatcaccCGTcgtcatatttcgacgacttgcagttgtaagtcgcaccagagtcattgccggcctaggcatctgtccaacaagcggccactcacacaaaacgaaaaattacaacgactgacaaatgcacaaacccatttcagctcgctttttgcagcgtgcctctgcgttACCGCGGGGCCCCGAAGACGTACATATTGTTCTTGCGGAGCTCGCTAaagtggcgccacagcgcaatgcaaaaggcggattcctTACGCTtagacactcctaatgctaatgcattaaaaatTGTGATCACTTCTATGCAAAAGAAATGCAAGCAGGGTGCCTCCGACAAGTCTGCAAAGGGTCTCCTCCTGCAGATCTCCTGCGGATCTGCTGACCTGTGGACATCTTGCCACACCGATTTGAAGCATGAGAACAATTACATACACGCTCTCTGCACTGCCGCAAATACACACACCTTGCGATCGGTGCTATCGCGCGGGATCGGCATGTTGGCTTGCCGAGTACGACCTAACCAAGCCAAGCTGCTGCCCAAAACGTGCACGCTGCCAAAAGACCTTTTGGACATGGATGCAAAACCGGGTGAGGATTCGCATACTCCGCTACTACACCGTTTCAGTAGTTCCtctcagcactgtggaagctacaggcgTCCATGGCCAATTAGGAGAGCAAACACAACTTGAAGGTGTCCCTTTGGACATgtttcttaggggtgggcagcgctacccggacgaaggacagaggaagagacgatacgagcGCTGCCCACCCCCTAAGAAACATCttcagttaccaactcgcccagcttgctgtgttaattCAGTCCCTTTGGAGCCTTGTCTGCTACCACTGCTGCGCAGGCAGCGTCGCCATCTACGAAGACTGCAACTTCGCAGCGAGATCAGCTGTTGTGACAGCAAAGGTGAATTTTACTACACCGAGGAGGGTTGCGGAGAATGAGGATTCAAAAGAAACGCTTGGTCAGCGTACAATATTGTGTGGGATGGGGTCACCAGATATCTCTCGGTCCCTCTTGTGGCACCTAAAATGCCTGCCCTGTGTCAAAAGGAACTAGGAAAAAACTAACTCACTTACTACATGCACTGTACTATCGCCGTCAAATGAAATGGAAAGCGCATGGCCGAAGTAAAACTGAAGGTGCACACCGTCCAGTCATCACTACTGACAGGCGCACATCCAGTTTGACCGCACTGCGATGATGCTCGCCCCTACACTGCATGCAATATTTTCGTTTCTGTAGtggttctcttttatttgaaagcaaGAAAATTAGGGTTGGGCGAATATTTGGCATTAAACTATTTGATTGAATTATTCTCTATTTGTTATTCGTTTCGattcgaattattcggcgctcctGAATAGGCAGCCAGATCGCCGCTGCAAGACAGCAAAAGGATATGCTCATCCATTCCActaataaaagcgtgttgacgtagtaagcatttgcttattgttttctggatacctgATAATTccgttaattcggacatttttttttccgcggTCCCGTGagattcgaattaactaggttttactgcaATATGTGGTATAGTATACCATTTGAACTATTTGCTTTGAACCTCAATTTCACCATTTGCCCGTCCCTaaagcaaataaaaataaaacagaagcTAAAACATTGTTGTATAGGGAGAGTATTATTGCACAGTGCGGCGGAACCGGATGTGCTATCGGAaccaaatgaaacgcgaacagcggtgcGCGTGGTAGAGTTTGCTCTATCTTAACAGTCGTCATTACAGATCGATTCGTTCATCCGGTTTGCCTGCAAGGGAAAATGATGCTCGCCCTACTATATTGTGATATTGCAGAGGATAACAAGACGAGTGCAACGCAGGCACATGAAGGCTTACCTCGCTCAGCCAATTGGCTACGGTCACGTTCGGTTTTCATtacttattgacccttttcgcggcgctcccgtgggcgctgccatgtttgatcacgtggtgacgcgtccattgcttgcctcagccgcctccgttgcctccgcgtttacaatgcaagcgcgtgacgtcggtgtggcgcagcaaacctctgtttcgacgcatatcgtagacggtgactgtgtgcacgacacgaagctttggccacagctttagaggacatgcaagtgcttttagagctcattacgccttgtccaaacagcacaagcagcgtatacggagcttgtactaaaagcggggctagaaatgtattccaagctgtctaaactttccgcttatgaattaaatcgggatcagtgtgctctgcgttctttatttggcaaacattttggaCCAGCcagcttgtcatatttctgactcggtaaagttttctcggtgcagccactatctgattgtttattttcagcgtaatcactcacgtgtgtgctctgctgcgatgaatttgttcttgctgtgcacaaaggcttggaatttaaatgtatACTTTGCCGtggctcgtagcaaagacgtattatcgctagtctcccgcttactctgtggaccgtcacaaaacattcagcttccaacattcgcgTCTTGTCGGTGCAGTCgctgtcactcatgcttcggcacattgattcaagtgtgtgccTATTCACTCACatgttggcgatagggtgggcgtaagttttcgtgcgagtaagggtggatgtgtgtagataacgtgcgggaaacttactatgccagtaagtggcactacttcattttgtaacgagcggtactcactcccaagtgccgacgttccgaagtcctttctttggaggttagctatacagcgcaggcggatgaattatatgtttttatccttgaggaaagctgTGCAGCGCCAAGGGTGGCAACAAGACAGTCCTTaggtagcagcggcgacacaggttgattccattcattatgTGAATctctatttttgcagcgaactagcgcgcacacgtcttccctttattgttacacattttgcactatgaattgggcacagtgcattggcgcacacccagttgcattttccgacagctgatcgtacagtagcagggcagaagcagtaatgctttcgtattcgtgcgcattcgctgaggcaacgtatggcgcacggccaaaagcgccatcttgttcctctagagcaaactgctcccgcgaaaagggtcaatagcgctACCTTCTAACATTCCAACCCATCATTCCGCCTTGTGACGTGGTGTGATACGAGAGGCAGCGAACATTTCTCCGTGCACGTAGCTAGTACAGCCGCAGAAAGAAGCACGATAGAAGGAAGAGACGCCTCCATTGCTAGGTGACACTTGTCTGGGCAGAGCATGATACAGAAACTGAATAACGATTGTTATTCTGAAGTTCGCAGTACTGAAATATATTTACATTGACACTATGAGCAGTCAGCAGAGAATTTCTGAATTTCGTTAATGTGGTGTTCATAGTAACGAGGCTACACTGTATACAGAATTATTCAGCTCCAAGACAAGTGTGATGTAAGCAACAGTGCCATTTCCTTCCCCCTAAAAAGTGAAAGATGGTAAATGAGAGCCAAGAGCAGTCTCACCTTCTTCCATCTGCTTGCCTGATGGACTACAGGCACTTGCCGTGTCGCTACTACAGTGGTCTGCACCGTTGTCCTCCTCACAGCTCGTAGTTGTCTCGCCAGTGTCTTCATCGTCTGTCACTTGCCGCTTGCCGTCCTCCTTACCGCCTCGAGCCTACAAACAAAAGAACTTGGGAGTAAGTGCACAAGCTCGAACCAATTGTCCATTGTGTCAGCTCTACATGCACAATCAATGCACATGCAAATAGCAAGAGCTTGGAGAGAGCTTTCAGTGCAGTGGCCTTACGTCCCAATGCCAGGGGAAAGATTGCCATTTATGTAGAGTAATTTTGCAACCTTTATAGCAATGCATCTCGGCACGTAGCTCATTTTTGAGCACAGCCGTTGCTGGGGTCAAAAGAAGAGACTGCCCAGCACTACTGCCCACCATCAAGTGAAGAAATGTCCATATTACACAACCTGCCCCATAGTAGTCGCTCAAGAGGCAGCAGAGCAGACAAACTGTTAGACCACCGGTATTTGCCACAGACAATCCGCAGTTAATGCTACTGTTATGCAACAAAGCACAGAGCAGATAACCAGTAGGCTGGGTGCCAAGCGAAGAGAAACTTAGTCGTGTAATGATGAGAGCAAAGCATTACGCTATTAGTAGACTTCTGCTCAATGGTTAATTCGTCTCAGCAAAACAAGAACTTGTTTTATTATCTTGTGATGGCAATGACACTGGTTAAGATGGATCCGACagtcaccatcatcagcctatatatatatatatcgactacaggacgaaggcgagagccctgtgatctcaaattacccctgtcttgcgctagccgattccagcttgcgcctgcaaatttcgtaacttcatcaccccacctagttttctgccgtcctcgactgcgcttcccttctcttcgtatccattctgtagctctaatggtccaccggttatccattctacacgcattacatggcctgcccagctccatttttcccgttcaactagaatatcggttatccccgtttgttctctgatccacactgctctcttccagtctcttaacgttaggcctaacatttttcgttccatcgctctttctggggcccttaacttgttctcgagctcctttgttaacctccaagtttctgccccatatgttagtacgggtagaatgcaatgattgtacacttttcttttcaacgacagtggtaagctcccagtcaggatttggcaatgcctgccgtgtgcactctatcccatttttttttattctgtaaatttctttctcgtgatcagggtgtcccctgtgaataattgacctagataaacatactcctttacagactccagaggctgactggcaatcctgaattcttgttctcttgccaggctatttaacattatttttgtcttctgcatgttaatcttcaaccccactcttacactttctcgattaaggtcctcaatcatttgctgtaattcgtgcccattgttgctgaataggataatgtcatctgcaatacgcaggttgctgagatattcgccgttgatcctcactcctaagccttcccagtctaagagcttgaataattctaagcatgcagtgaatagcattggagatattgtgtctccttgcctgacccctttcgtgataggtatctttctacttttctcaACAGTAGGCTGTTGTAAATGTAGTGAACACTGTATGAAcactgtttttgtttttgtatcCGACTGCTATGCGCAGACAATActcttggcaaaaaaaaaagacgcattaTAACTGTGCAAGCACTGCAATCATTAATTATGAGCTGCCGTTTTCACTTGAATATGCTTTTAGAACAGGCTGAAAATGTTTTCTTGGCAGGAGATGGAgtatgttcaacgcattcactgtcccctaagctccaccACAAATGCTATAGTAGTGACTACTGAGGTCAGGAGTGAGTGTGCTGATCAGTCAAGTTCGAGTTATTCAACAAAGGCCATTTATCCCATTTGAGACAACAGACGTGCGCGCCCAAAGAAATGTATGGGTGCCGGCTGCAACCTTCGGTTGGAATcgaattgacaaaaaaaaaaaaaaaaaaaatcaataatctGGAGCCAAATTATAGAAGTCTGCTTAACAGTTATTTACAGTTGGCTAGCACAATAAAGGGGTGATTCGAGATCACAGCGATACGCTTTTGTCTTGCTAGGGACAAAGTTACAAGTTAGCACACTATGTCGTCCCGTCTTTTCTGTCTATTTCTGCACTCTGCAATTCACCAAGATGATGAGGACTTGCCACACTGTTCATTGTTAGCCCACAAGTACAACGTAATTCAACTTTTACGTAGAGCTATACATGCCCAATTGTGTCAGAGAAGCTACGCAGATAAAGGACAGTGCACTTGTCAACTACGTGGGAGGAAAGAACATGTGTATAGATTGGGAAAAAAATTGTGGCTACAGAAGAATAACTGCCTGCATACTCGAGTGTTCTGCACACAGACAAGGTGTGTTCACATCATACTTCACGAGGTAGAGGAAGGAGCATTCAAACACTATATTTAAACACAGCAGCAGCCAAGAGTGAAACTAAAACTAACTGGCTGGAGGTTTATAACTTGGAGTAAATTGACTGAGCtccccccctcgccccccccccccccccaaacactaCAGCACATCACTTCAACTCAAACAGAGAGGACATGTACTTTCCTAGGTGGTGTTAAAACTTTCTGAAAGATTGCTAGGCTGGAATAATGTAACAAGGCATCTTTTGCTTTATTGTAGTATCATCCACCTATCACGCCAATTGATCTTTGAGATAATATTGCGTGTTGCAACTTGGACTTTTCAATAAATGTAAAAAGGAAGAGATTCCGATTTTAAAAATTGGCCCTAATCTGAAGAATGAAATGATGGCAATACAACGTACAAGGCACGCTAAAACAGACTGCCTAGAAATGTATTAGTACAGGAAATCATTTCAAGCACAGCTCATTATATAAATGCCACAAAGTTTTAGCAACTTTGGAGCATTTCGTGTACAGCATAAAATATGCTGTCCTGCAGCCAAACCACTGGATTGCGTCCACGTCTTCCCAGCACCcattccacacacacacacaccaaacaaCGATATCCGACACACTTGCAAAGGGACATTTGCCTTAGGTTCACAGATGCGGAAGGTTTAGGCTCGAACAAGTCGCACCAATCTTCCAATGACAGAGGCCAACATCAAAGACCAAAACTGCCATACAGGCCTgccaccacacaacacacacacacacacagacacacacgcagtGTAGGAGCTGTGATCGGCCACACGCCAGCAGCTCTGagccacgcacacacacgcacgcacctcGCGGAACGTCCGCACAATCTCGTCGAGCCCCAGCTTTCGTTTGTAGTTGAAGTAGAAGTTCCGGCAACTGACTCCTTGGACTTGCTCTGACGACCGACGCCACGGCGGGCCAGTCCGTGCCGTACTCCCGAAGTCCGGCGCTTGGCCATCTCCATCTCTTCCTCGGTCCACCGGGAGCTGTCCCAGCCGTCTGCACATTGAACACAACAACATGTGCACGCTCAGTCACCAAGCTCGGAGATGAGAGCAAATCTTCGTGCCATGCAGATCACAGTCGCATTGCAATATCAGGTACGCCTAGGCACTGGGTGTCATAACCGTTGAGCAGCACAATCAGCATACGAAATGTTAGGTTATTGTACTCGCAAGGTCAGTATTATAGAAATGCAGCAAGACCTGCTTTGACCACTGCAGTGGGATGCTTCGATCGTATTGAAAGCCATTTTTCTCACATGTGCATCCCATAAAGAAGCGCTGCAAGCAATCTGTGACACGAAGCTTGACACTAAATATCATTTCAGCTGCAAAACAACAGTGCACGCCTCGTCTGAGACACTACTCTACAGTTGCACACTGTCTTTAGGACATCAGCGCAGTCACAAGCTGCTTGTGATTTTGCCCCTTGCACGCAGTACGTACAAGAGGCCTGCATATGAAATGATGGCCGAGGCACACAACGCATGCTTGGATTGCCGCTTGCAATGCTCGTTATGCTCAGTCCCACTGAAAGCATGTCCACTCAGTGTTGTCATCCAGAGGGCACACATAGGgggacggagagagagagagaggcctgCCACACCAGCTGTATCGCCTGTTTTCCGTGAAATCAACTGTACACAAAAACGACTCTGCAGTATTTGCTCTGCAGTGTTACTAAGAGAGTTACTTATCAGCTGGACACCCGCGCTTGATTATGTCGTTCATCAGTTTTAGTCTAGATTACCACCGCGCTCTTGAACAGATGCCCCATAATTTCTTGCAGCATCACTGTGCTCCCTTGACAGATATGGCATTGGCaaggcagtgaaatgtgctttgcATCATCATAGAAGGCTCAGTTACATTAAAAACGAGTTCTTTTGGTAATCATTTGCTCTTTTACTGCATTAATTGAAAACCTTCCAATATATCAATTCTTCAGGGGGGAAAGGTCATTTTGACTTCCAAATGTGAGCGACTGCTGTGCATATTTGGAGCTTGAAAACAGCTGCAGTTTCAAAGAAAGCAATTGCAATGGCAATTTGAATTGGAAAGGCAAAACTGTAGCATGAGTGCGAAGCCGAGAAAGTTGTGTGAAACGTACTTCGGGAAAAAAAACCACACAACAAACAGATGGCCAAGCTTGTAGACAACGTGCTTCGATTGCTATGATTGTACGTCCGTCTGTaaaagcaaagataaaaggaAGCGTGCTAGCAGTaggactatatatatattttttttcattgcttggCAAAATCTACATTATAAATTGCATCAAATactactgcggcagctgaacACTCATTTTACACGGGACAATGTAACAGCGTCACATACTGCAGCATTCACATGTCACCCTCAACTACCAATGACAACACTAAATGCCTCAGGAGATAGCTTGAACCAAGTTTGAATTTTCATTTGCATCGAGAACTTTACGTCCTAAGCAATCTCATAGGTTACTCGGAATGCTTTGCTTGTGCAATGTAAGCTTGGGCAGTAGTAAGTAGTTTGTACACTGAAGTCACCAGCAGTTTGTGTGTGAGTGAATGAAACCAAACCAAGAAATTTACATTTATAATGTTGCACTGGTGTTGCACAAGTGGATAATCTCATCTGGTGAGACTGTATGAGATAATTAAGAGGGCAAAAGAGGCAAAACAAAACATGCACTGATCCAAGAATCTTCGGGAGCCTCGATTGCAGCTGTCCTGCACATTCGTCTAGTTACTACATGTAATCTGCGCCTACACTTGCCGAGAGAAGCAAAAATTTAGCGCTGGCAAAGAAAATACTCACCCCAGTTGTCTTGAAGCACACAGCGTTCACCCTGGAGATAGATCTGGTGGCAGCCACACTTGCTGGAGAGCTTTAGAGCTATCTAGACATAACGACAATTGACGACCAGAAGATTCCAGTTCATTATCTATAAGGCAGCAGAATAGCTAGCATTCCAAATAAATTAGAAAATGCTGTGCTGCAATGTACAACGCTTCCGTCACTTATTTGATATCCGCCACCCTTATTTTGCTTGCCAAGCTCTCACGACATTACATCATCCACTATTCGTTTTTTTCCTTGTTTATAGTCATTTCTTCTTTTCCAATCAATTTTTAGCATTCATAGCACCTTGGTCCATACACAAGTGAAATGGAGTAGCAGAAAGCACTTATACTCGAACCACTCCCCAGCTAAATCTATCTATCAATGCATTACTGAGTATGTGGCAAAGACCACCCCACTGCTAGGGCAGCATGTCAGCAAATAGCACGACGATCAATTACAGCCGATAGAAATCGAGTGTGCTCTCAGCCCTGTGCCTTTTCATATAGTTGCCAGACGAGGCCCCACAGAAGGCACGAAAATGAGCAAAATAAGTGCGAGAACAATCCCCTTACCCTCCGACGGAGGATGAGGGTCCAGCTTTCTCGCTATCCTGTTGAAGCACGCCGAGCAGCATTTCTGGATTCCGGCTGGGATTTCTGAAAAGTCAAAAGCAAATGCGAGCTTGGAGAAACGCATGCACCGAGGCAGCCTGCTTGTTACTCGGACTATGCTTACCCGGAACGTGCTGAAAGGAGCAAGCACAAGACTCAGCAacagctttttttattttgcttaatGATCAATACTGATGCGAACTACTTAGGCTGGAAACAAAGTACAAAATTTGATCTCATTACTAAGAAAA
This window contains:
- the LOC125941973 gene encoding nuclear receptor corepressor 1-like encodes the protein MSRLGQLPVDRGRDGDGQAPDFGSTARTGPPWRRSSEQVQGVSCRNFYFNYKRKLGLDEIVRTFREARGGKEDGKRQVTDDEDTGETTTSCEEDNGADHCSSDTASACSPSGKQMEEGETALGSHLPSFTF